The following are from one region of the Nitrospirota bacterium genome:
- a CDS encoding TetR/AcrR family transcriptional regulator, with protein MGIKEKRANYKEEFRREILDSARELFIKDGCEKFSMRKFAEKIGYSPTTIYLYFKNKDELLLAICEEVSEQFLNNIRHIRARQSNPLDALRQALLNFIDFGFDNPNEYKVFFFTTLNVYSEPEEFMGKKSMRRDSYLEFRRLVEDCIEAGKLRRMDIDVLTQVLATAIHGLLAMTTYNSSFPWAERKVLAATLVDGLLRGYRT; from the coding sequence ATGGGTATCAAGGAAAAGAGAGCTAACTATAAAGAAGAGTTCCGCAGGGAAATTCTCGATTCGGCCCGTGAGCTTTTCATTAAAGATGGTTGTGAAAAATTCTCAATGAGGAAATTTGCCGAAAAAATAGGCTATTCGCCGACAACCATCTATCTTTATTTTAAAAATAAGGACGAACTGCTTCTTGCCATTTGCGAAGAGGTCTCCGAACAATTCTTAAACAATATCAGGCATATAAGGGCGCGTCAGAGCAATCCCCTTGATGCTCTGCGTCAAGCCTTGCTTAATTTCATTGACTTTGGGTTTGACAATCCTAATGAATACAAGGTGTTTTTTTTCACGACGCTCAATGTCTATAGTGAGCCGGAGGAGTTTATGGGAAAAAAGTCAATGCGGCGGGATTCATATTTAGAATTCAGAAGACTAGTGGAGGATTGCATCGAGGCGGGAAAACTTCGCCGCATGGATATAGACGTATTAACGCAGGTGCTTGCAACAGCAATTCACGGTCTGCTGGCTATGACCACCTATAACAGCAGTTTCCCCTGGGCTGAACGAAAAGTCCTTGCCGCTACATTGGTTGATGGTTTATTGAGGGGCTACCGGACGTGA